The following proteins are co-located in the Microcystis wesenbergii NRERC-220 genome:
- a CDS encoding nitrate ABC transporter ATP-binding protein (This model describes the ATP binding subunits of ATP-binding cassette (ABC) transporters for nitrate transport, or for bicarbonate transport, in bacteria and archaea.), producing MYTTTDTVNRATQAPTKEAFVTIEGVSKVYPTPRGPYTVLKDVNLSINEGEFICVIGHSGCGKSTLLNMVSGFSSPTDGIVKVNGKKITKPGPDRMVVFQNYALLPWLSVFENVYLAVDAVSPNAPEAQKRSIVREHLAMVGLTEAMDKTPPQISGGMKQRVSIARALSIRPEVLILDEPFGALDAITKEELQEELLKIWQDKRCTVLMITHDIDEALFLADKLVMMTNGPEAKIGEVMNIHFPRPRDRERIMEDPEYYRLRNYALDFLYNRFAHDDVS from the coding sequence ATGTACACCACCACCGACACAGTTAACCGAGCAACCCAGGCCCCCACTAAAGAAGCTTTTGTTACCATTGAAGGAGTTTCTAAGGTTTATCCCACTCCTAGAGGCCCCTACACCGTCCTCAAGGACGTTAATCTCAGCATCAATGAAGGTGAATTTATCTGTGTGATCGGTCACTCCGGTTGCGGTAAATCCACCCTATTAAATATGGTGTCGGGTTTTTCTTCTCCCACCGATGGCATCGTTAAAGTTAACGGTAAGAAAATTACTAAACCCGGGCCCGATCGCATGGTAGTGTTTCAAAACTATGCTTTATTGCCTTGGTTAAGCGTTTTTGAAAATGTCTATCTCGCGGTAGATGCGGTGTCTCCCAATGCTCCAGAGGCACAAAAACGCTCGATCGTGCGGGAACATTTAGCTATGGTGGGTTTAACGGAAGCTATGGATAAAACCCCTCCCCAAATCTCCGGGGGGATGAAACAACGGGTTTCGATCGCCCGGGCCCTTTCTATCCGTCCGGAAGTGTTGATTCTTGATGAACCTTTCGGCGCGTTGGATGCGATTACCAAAGAGGAATTACAGGAAGAATTGCTGAAAATCTGGCAAGATAAACGCTGTACGGTGTTGATGATTACCCACGATATCGATGAGGCCCTTTTCCTCGCTGATAAGCTGGTAATGATGACCAATGGACCGGAAGCGAAAATCGGCGAAGTGATGAATATTCATTTCCCCCGTCCCCGCGATCGGGAGAGAATTATGGAGGACCCTGAATATTATCGTCTGCGTAACTATGCCCTCGACTTCCTCTATAATCGTTTCGCTCACGATGATGTCAGCTAG
- a CDS encoding ABC transporter ATP-binding/substrate-binding protein (This model describes the ATP binding subunits of ATP-binding cassette (ABC) transporters for nitrate transport, or for bicarbonate transport, in bacteria and archaea.) — protein sequence MSLFVAVDNIDKVFPLSGGGEYVALKGIDLQIKKGEFISLIGHSGCGKSTLLNMIAGLDLPTEGVVTLQGQSIKKPGPDRMVVFQNYSLLPWLTVKENITLAVDQVLTQLSEDERKAEVEKYIDLVNLRHAVDKRPNELSGGMKQRVAIARALAIRPKVLLLDEPFGALDALTRGNLQEQLMQLCEEYEMTSVMVTHDVDEAVLLSDRIVMLTNGPGSKIGGILEVDIPRPRKRMEVVEHPSYYSLRSEIIYFLNQQKRIKKLRARKVEVIARHGLEKVNLEIGFVPLTACAPLAVAKEKGFFTKHGLDEVNLVRETSWRGVVDGIAGGFLDGAQMPSGMPTWLTVGGYQEQPLPIVSALTMTRNGNGVTLAKRFYDEGVIDGNALKQMLLESKEQRHIFGMVHPSSMHNLLLRYWLAASGIDPDKDVHLETIPPAQMVADLKTGSIDGYCVGEPWNLRAAMEGIGYTVATDLEIWQGHPGKALGVREDWANKYPNTHVALVKALLEGCSYCAEEGNQEEIRQILASRQYLSTNIDYIQLGDPNSYACSLDQPMKEYAHHLFYGDGVNRPSRTEHLWMMTQMARWGHIPFPRNWVEILERVCRVGVFSTAARELGLGDIKYRRTPILLFDGIEFDAEDPIGYLNSLEIKQNVTMAEVAIDARPSASESRKIA from the coding sequence ATGAGTTTGTTTGTCGCTGTCGATAACATCGATAAAGTATTCCCCCTCAGTGGTGGCGGTGAATATGTGGCATTGAAAGGGATTGATTTACAGATCAAAAAAGGGGAATTTATCTCCCTCATCGGTCACTCCGGTTGCGGAAAATCCACCCTCTTAAACATGATTGCTGGTTTAGATTTGCCCACGGAAGGGGTGGTGACTTTGCAAGGTCAAAGCATTAAAAAACCAGGTCCTGATCGCATGGTAGTTTTCCAAAACTATTCCCTTTTGCCCTGGTTAACCGTCAAAGAAAATATCACTCTGGCCGTCGATCAAGTTCTCACCCAACTATCAGAAGACGAAAGAAAAGCTGAAGTCGAAAAATATATCGATCTGGTCAATCTTCGTCATGCAGTGGATAAACGTCCCAACGAATTATCGGGGGGGATGAAACAACGGGTAGCGATCGCTCGCGCCCTAGCCATCCGTCCGAAAGTCCTCCTTTTAGATGAACCCTTTGGGGCGTTAGATGCCCTGACTAGAGGTAATCTACAGGAACAGTTAATGCAGCTGTGCGAAGAATACGAAATGACCTCGGTAATGGTGACGCACGATGTGGATGAAGCGGTGCTATTATCCGATCGCATCGTCATGCTCACCAATGGCCCCGGCTCAAAAATTGGCGGTATTTTGGAAGTGGATATCCCCCGTCCCCGCAAACGCATGGAAGTGGTGGAACACCCCAGTTACTACAGTCTCCGGAGTGAAATTATCTATTTCCTCAACCAACAAAAACGGATCAAAAAACTACGCGCTCGCAAAGTCGAAGTGATTGCCCGTCACGGTTTAGAAAAAGTCAATCTAGAGATCGGTTTTGTTCCCCTCACCGCTTGCGCGCCCCTAGCAGTGGCCAAAGAAAAGGGATTCTTCACTAAACATGGTCTAGATGAGGTGAATTTAGTCCGGGAAACCAGTTGGCGAGGCGTTGTGGACGGGATCGCGGGGGGATTCCTCGACGGGGCGCAAATGCCTTCAGGAATGCCCACCTGGTTAACCGTCGGTGGTTATCAGGAGCAACCTTTGCCGATTGTCAGCGCCCTGACGATGACTCGTAACGGTAACGGTGTCACCCTCGCTAAACGCTTCTATGACGAGGGAGTGATTGACGGTAACGCCTTAAAACAGATGCTATTGGAATCGAAGGAGCAGCGCCATATTTTTGGCATGGTTCACCCCTCCTCGATGCACAATTTGCTCCTGCGTTACTGGTTAGCGGCCTCTGGTATTGACCCGGATAAAGACGTTCACCTCGAAACTATTCCCCCGGCCCAAATGGTAGCCGACCTGAAAACCGGTAGTATTGACGGTTATTGTGTCGGTGAACCCTGGAATCTAAGGGCCGCCATGGAAGGTATCGGTTACACCGTCGCCACCGACTTAGAAATCTGGCAGGGCCACCCGGGTAAGGCCCTGGGAGTCCGGGAAGATTGGGCTAATAAATACCCTAATACCCATGTCGCTTTAGTCAAAGCACTGCTGGAAGGTTGTAGCTACTGTGCCGAGGAAGGGAATCAGGAAGAAATTCGTCAAATCCTCGCCAGTCGTCAGTATCTTAGTACCAATATAGATTATATCCAACTGGGTGATCCCAACTCCTACGCGTGCAGTCTCGATCAACCGATGAAAGAATATGCACACCATCTGTTCTATGGAGATGGGGTAAATCGTCCCAGTCGTACCGAACACCTCTGGATGATGACCCAAATGGCACGCTGGGGCCACATTCCTTTCCCCCGTAACTGGGTAGAAATTCTCGAACGCGTCTGTCGGGTGGGTGTTTTTAGTACCGCGGCCCGGGAATTGGGTCTAGGGGATATTAAATATCGTCGCACACCGATCCTTTTATTCGATGGTATCGAGTTTGATGCCGAGGATCCGATCGGTTATCTCAATAGTTTAGAGATCAAACAAAACGTCACCATGGCCGAAGTGGCTATTGATGCTCGTCCTAGTGCCAGTGAATCTCGCAAAATTGCCTAA
- the ntrB gene encoding nitrate ABC transporter permease has product MASSVSRTSKGGFNFGKFWKKHSQDILPPIIGTLGFLIVWQLVSMVGLIKLPPPSDLITNERTRTYLMYPFFDRGGIDKGLFWQTLASLQRVLIGYSFAAVVGIGVGIMVGLNSFLNKALDPLFQFLRTVPPLAWVPLSLAALQQNQPAALFVIFITAVWPILINTTVGVQQIPQDYINVKQVLQLSSKKFFFKILIPSALPYIFTGLRIAIGLAWLAIIAAEIVMSGIVGIGFFIWDAYQNNYISDIILALFYIGGVGLLLDRFMAWLQNQIVRQ; this is encoded by the coding sequence ATGGCAAGTAGCGTCAGCAGAACAAGTAAAGGTGGTTTCAACTTCGGTAAATTCTGGAAAAAACATTCCCAAGATATTCTTCCCCCGATTATCGGTACCTTGGGTTTTCTGATTGTTTGGCAATTAGTCTCGATGGTGGGATTAATCAAATTACCCCCCCCATCCGACCTAATCACCAATGAACGAACTCGTACTTATTTAATGTATCCTTTCTTTGATCGTGGGGGCATTGATAAGGGACTATTCTGGCAAACTTTAGCCAGTCTGCAACGGGTATTAATCGGTTATTCTTTTGCCGCAGTGGTGGGTATTGGTGTTGGGATTATGGTCGGTTTAAATTCTTTCTTAAATAAGGCCCTCGATCCCCTTTTCCAATTCCTGAGAACAGTTCCTCCTCTTGCTTGGGTTCCCCTATCTTTGGCCGCTTTACAACAAAACCAACCTGCAGCTTTATTCGTGATCTTTATTACCGCAGTTTGGCCGATTTTGATTAATACTACCGTCGGTGTCCAACAAATTCCCCAAGACTATATCAACGTTAAACAAGTCTTGCAATTGTCCAGCAAAAAATTCTTTTTCAAGATATTAATTCCCTCGGCTCTTCCCTACATATTCACTGGTTTGAGAATTGCGATCGGTTTAGCTTGGTTAGCGATTATTGCGGCGGAAATCGTTATGTCGGGTATCGTCGGTATCGGTTTCTTTATCTGGGATGCCTACCAAAATAACTACATCAGCGATATTATTCTCGCTCTGTTTTATATCGGTGGTGTGGGTTTATTACTCGATCGCTTTATGGCTTGGTTGCAAAATCAAATCGTTCGTCAATAG
- a CDS encoding CmpA/NrtA family ABC transporter substrate-binding protein gives MSNFSRRKFLTTAAVSAAGAVVLKGCVGNPPDTTGGTTTTAPAAPVASPVAIAPEQAPETTKIKLGYIPIVEAAPLIIAKEKGFFAKYGMPDVEVSKQANWGSARDNVEIGADAGGIDGGQWQMPIPYLISEGLITKNNVKVPMYVLAQLNTQGNGIAIAGKHEGKNIGLDLKPAKDYILAMKTTGTPFKAAYTFPKANQDFWIRYWLAAGGINPDTDINLIAVPAAQTVANMKTGTMDAFSTGDPWPARIVADQIGFMSALTAEIWPYHPEEYLAIRADWVDKNPKATKAVLKGIMEAQQWLDQEANRAEAAAILAKPAYFNLKEEIIAGPLKGMQKMGDGKPEITDKNKGVFYWKDPAGSVSYPYKSHDLWFLTESVRWGFLPKETLTTASALIDKVNREDLWKAAATELGVPAADIPTSTSRGVEKFFDGKTFDPANPQAYLDSLAIKK, from the coding sequence ATGTCAAATTTTTCGAGACGGAAATTTTTAACCACGGCGGCAGTTTCAGCGGCAGGGGCTGTTGTCCTCAAAGGTTGTGTGGGTAATCCCCCCGACACTACGGGTGGAACCACCACCACCGCGCCCGCTGCCCCGGTTGCTTCTCCCGTCGCCATCGCCCCGGAACAAGCTCCTGAAACCACCAAAATTAAATTAGGTTATATTCCTATCGTTGAGGCCGCACCCTTAATTATTGCCAAGGAAAAAGGCTTTTTTGCTAAATACGGGATGCCCGATGTGGAAGTCTCCAAACAAGCAAACTGGGGATCCGCTAGAGATAACGTCGAAATTGGCGCAGATGCGGGCGGAATTGACGGGGGACAGTGGCAAATGCCCATACCTTACCTAATTTCCGAGGGACTAATCACCAAAAATAACGTTAAAGTCCCCATGTATGTGTTAGCGCAGTTAAACACCCAGGGTAACGGAATTGCGATCGCAGGTAAACACGAGGGCAAAAATATCGGTTTAGACCTGAAACCCGCCAAAGATTACATCCTCGCCATGAAAACGACGGGAACTCCCTTTAAAGCCGCCTATACCTTCCCGAAAGCTAACCAAGACTTCTGGATTCGTTACTGGTTAGCCGCTGGTGGTATTAACCCCGATACGGATATTAACCTAATTGCCGTACCCGCAGCCCAAACCGTGGCCAACATGAAAACGGGAACCATGGATGCGTTTAGTACCGGTGATCCTTGGCCGGCGAGAATTGTGGCTGATCAGATCGGTTTTATGTCAGCTTTAACCGCAGAAATCTGGCCCTATCACCCGGAAGAATACCTCGCTATCCGCGCCGATTGGGTGGATAAAAACCCGAAAGCCACCAAAGCGGTGTTAAAAGGAATTATGGAAGCGCAGCAATGGCTCGATCAAGAGGCAAATCGGGCAGAAGCGGCGGCAATTCTCGCTAAACCGGCTTATTTCAACCTCAAGGAAGAAATTATCGCCGGTCCTCTCAAAGGAATGCAGAAAATGGGTGACGGTAAACCGGAAATCACCGACAAAAATAAAGGGGTTTTCTACTGGAAAGATCCCGCCGGTAGCGTTTCCTATCCCTACAAGAGTCATGATCTCTGGTTTTTAACCGAAAGTGTTCGTTGGGGTTTCTTGCCGAAAGAAACTTTAACCACTGCCTCCGCATTAATCGACAAGGTTAACCGCGAGGATCTTTGGAAAGCGGCAGCCACAGAATTAGGGGTTCCCGCAGCTGATATTCCCACCAGTACCTCCCGCGGTGTCGAAAAATTCTTTGATGGCAAAACTTTTGATCCTGCCAATCCCCAAGCTTATCTCGATAGTTTGGCGATCAAAAAATAG
- a CDS encoding molecular chaperone DnaJ, giving the protein MTRSKKPKSPNSSDSPTSPSLALSSLHFRLQALEEEHQWLLKQIARKRTELKKFLDQMRSLATEIFQRGQPLYEKLTDLDREIHALFDEILTARKMGQQTKKSILGIYETLQLTGVISPKFEDGDEELDELFGDEGPEGSSEQSAQDFFSGGDSYGRNDDGTEISPESSPKSPESRQIRRTFLRMAEIFHPDKVTDPETRMRHNEIMKEVNRAYKEGDIARLLEIERQHQMGDSFAVEGSSESDLKRQCERVETNNELLKKQYENLKRELRSVRNTPEGEMVRASRACEKDGIDPIEQMLEEMKLQVQSTEKVYNFVRDFRDKKITVKEFLRGPARNMGSSPEEMEDILEQLLEQLRRISR; this is encoded by the coding sequence ATGACCAGATCTAAAAAGCCGAAATCACCGAACTCCTCTGATTCGCCCACCTCCCCTTCCTTGGCTCTCTCTTCCCTACATTTTCGTCTCCAAGCTTTAGAGGAGGAGCATCAGTGGCTTCTCAAGCAGATTGCCAGAAAACGCACCGAACTAAAGAAATTCCTCGACCAGATGCGTTCCCTGGCGACGGAGATTTTCCAGAGAGGGCAACCCCTCTATGAAAAACTTACCGACCTCGACCGCGAAATACACGCCCTTTTTGACGAAATCCTCACTGCTAGAAAAATGGGGCAGCAGACAAAGAAAAGCATTCTCGGAATTTACGAGACACTTCAGTTAACGGGGGTGATTAGCCCAAAATTTGAGGATGGAGATGAAGAACTAGACGAACTTTTCGGAGACGAAGGACCGGAAGGATCATCGGAGCAATCCGCGCAGGATTTCTTCTCTGGGGGAGACTCCTACGGCCGTAACGATGATGGAACAGAGATATCACCTGAAAGCTCGCCTAAATCTCCCGAATCTAGACAAATACGCCGCACTTTCCTGAGAATGGCCGAGATTTTTCACCCCGACAAGGTTACGGATCCCGAAACTCGGATGCGTCACAACGAGATCATGAAGGAAGTCAACCGTGCCTATAAAGAGGGAGATATTGCCAGACTGCTGGAAATCGAACGACAGCATCAAATGGGGGACTCTTTCGCGGTTGAAGGCTCATCGGAAAGCGACCTCAAACGACAGTGCGAGAGGGTTGAAACCAATAACGAACTACTCAAAAAGCAATACGAGAACCTGAAAAGAGAACTGCGCTCGGTGCGAAATACCCCGGAAGGCGAGATGGTGAGGGCCAGTCGCGCTTGTGAGAAGGATGGCATCGACCCGATTGAGCAAATGCTAGAGGAGATGAAATTACAAGTTCAATCCACCGAAAAAGTCTATAATTTTGTCCGTGACTTTCGCGATAAAAAGATAACGGTTAAAGAGTTTCTGCGCGGACCGGCCAGGAATATGGGCAGCAGCCCGGAAGAGATGGAAGACATTCTTGAGCAACTTCTGGAGCAACTTCGCAGAATCAGCCGTTGA
- a CDS encoding CopG family transcriptional regulator — protein MNFNLYLEDELSQQLQALSHSTGKSQNALIREAIQLLITTKEQSQWSSTILNFQGVSDGIIFEAYREELSPPREDEVI, from the coding sequence ATGAACTTCAATCTTTATCTGGAAGATGAATTAAGTCAGCAACTACAGGCTTTATCTCACTCTACAGGCAAATCCCAGAATGCTTTGATTCGAGAAGCAATACAGCTTTTAATTACCACAAAAGAACAGTCTCAATGGTCGTCAACTATCCTTAATTTTCAAGGGGTAAGTGATGGTATTATTTTTGAAGCTTATAGAGAGGAACTTTCCCCACCTAGAGAAGATGAGGTGATTTAG
- a CDS encoding restriction endonuclease subunit S produces the protein MRTTTFRDVLLEEIAEIKSGVGFPISMQGCESGDFPFAKVGDISNRARSGEQFISDAPNWVKNEDLSTLKFTPFPTGTIVFAKIGEAIRQNFRAVSTRPMLFDNNVMGVIPQEERVDTTYLYFYLRTLDFYHLAGKTTVPAIRKSTIEKLKIPLPPLEEQRRIAAILDKADGVRRKRKEAIRLTEELLKSTFLEMFGDPVTNPKGWEICKIGKITDVKTGKTPSREDEENYGGDIRWVKTTEVRELIIKETEEFLTKKGASQVSIFPKNTILIAMYGQGATRGRTALLGLPCATNQACAAIMPSEKYAPFYLWTLLRLSYERLRELGRGGNQPNLNLSMVKNFLIPMPPLEKQIYFQNIVLNLQSQRQKMDLNLQYHDNLFNSLLQRAFRGEL, from the coding sequence ATGAGAACCACAACCTTTCGAGATGTCCTTTTGGAAGAGATTGCCGAAATAAAGTCCGGTGTTGGTTTCCCTATATCAATGCAAGGCTGCGAAAGCGGGGATTTTCCCTTTGCGAAAGTAGGAGATATTTCTAACAGAGCGCGAAGTGGAGAACAGTTTATTTCTGATGCTCCTAACTGGGTAAAAAATGAGGACTTGTCCACATTAAAATTCACTCCATTTCCTACGGGTACTATTGTATTTGCAAAGATTGGTGAAGCTATACGCCAAAATTTCAGAGCAGTATCAACCCGACCCATGTTATTTGATAACAACGTCATGGGGGTTATTCCACAAGAAGAAAGGGTCGATACAACTTATTTGTATTTTTACTTAAGAACACTTGATTTTTATCATCTTGCGGGAAAAACGACTGTTCCAGCCATCAGAAAATCAACTATCGAGAAGCTCAAAATCCCCCTCCCACCCCTCGAAGAACAGCGAAGAATTGCGGCAATTTTAGATAAAGCGGATGGGGTGCGACGCAAGCGCAAAGAGGCGATTCGGTTGACTGAGGAGTTGTTAAAATCGACTTTCCTAGAGATGTTCGGTGATCCTGTTACTAATCCGAAAGGGTGGGAGATATGTAAAATTGGAAAGATAACAGATGTAAAAACTGGCAAGACTCCAAGTCGTGAAGATGAAGAAAACTATGGCGGAGATATTAGATGGGTAAAAACGACTGAAGTAAGAGAATTGATAATTAAAGAAACTGAGGAGTTTTTAACCAAAAAAGGAGCATCACAAGTATCCATTTTCCCCAAAAATACTATTTTGATAGCTATGTATGGGCAGGGCGCAACTAGAGGAAGAACAGCACTCTTGGGATTACCTTGTGCGACTAATCAAGCTTGTGCAGCAATTATGCCAAGCGAAAAATATGCGCCATTTTATTTATGGACATTGTTAAGGCTTTCATACGAAAGACTTAGAGAACTTGGACGTGGAGGAAATCAGCCGAATCTTAATCTTAGCATGGTCAAAAATTTTTTGATCCCCATGCCACCTCTGGAAAAACAAATATACTTCCAAAATATTGTACTGAACTTACAGTCTCAACGACAAAAAATGGATCTAAATCTGCAATATCATGACAATCTCTTTAATTCCCTTTTACAAAGGGCATTTAGGGGGGAACTGTAG
- a CDS encoding NUDIX hydrolase: MGRVWHFIKSVMGIIFRHPVTGVTIIPLLADGTIVLIRRRDTGKWALPGGMIDWGEDIFNTAQRELKEETGLNLVSLGRLVGVYSSFDRDPRIHSISLLIEVTAAGNFQIKDTLEVSEVRAFSVETLPLGNLSHDNDRQLEDYLRGATVVA, encoded by the coding sequence ATGGGTCGTGTTTGGCATTTTATTAAAAGTGTGATGGGAATTATCTTTCGTCATCCTGTAACTGGGGTGACAATAATTCCGCTGCTTGCTGATGGTACAATTGTTTTAATCCGACGCAGAGACACCGGCAAATGGGCCCTACCGGGGGGAATGATCGATTGGGGGGAAGATATTTTTAATACTGCTCAAAGGGAATTAAAAGAGGAAACAGGATTAAATTTAGTCAGTTTAGGGCGTTTAGTCGGGGTTTATTCCTCTTTTGACCGCGATCCGCGCATTCACTCCATTTCATTGTTAATTGAAGTGACAGCGGCGGGGAATTTTCAGATCAAAGATACATTAGAAGTTAGCGAGGTGAGAGCTTTTAGCGTCGAAACTTTACCTCTAGGCAATCTCAGTCACGACAATGATCGCCAACTAGAAGATTATCTCAGGGGTGCCACTGTAGTGGCTTGA
- the argH gene encoding argininosuccinate lyase, with the protein MTAKKTWSDRFEGSLHPTIVEFNASIGFDIELIEYDLTGSIAHAKMLAYTGIISPEEADSLVSGLEQIRQEYRTGNFNPGIDQEDVHFAVERRLTEIVGDVGKKLHTARSRNDQVGTDIRLYLRQQIDDIRQEIRNFQQALVNHAENHLETLIPGYTHLQRAQPISLAHHLLAYFQMAERDHQRLGEIRARTNISPLGCGALAGTTFPIDRHYSANLLDFEQVYNNSLDGVSDRDFAIEFMTAASLIMVHLSRLSEEMILWSSQEFSFITLTDSCATGSSIMPQKKNPDVPELVRGKTGRVFGHLQALLTLMKGLPLAYNKDLQEDKEALFDGVKTVRICLQAMTVLLATGIQFKTDRLANAVAEDFSNATDVADYLASKGIPFREAYNLVGKVVKSSLAAGKLLKDLTLTEWQELHPAFQADIYDAIAPRQVVAARNSYGGTGFEQVRSALIQAKAILDHD; encoded by the coding sequence GTGACAGCAAAGAAAACTTGGAGCGATCGCTTTGAAGGTAGTCTCCATCCTACGATCGTAGAATTTAACGCCAGTATTGGCTTTGATATCGAATTAATCGAGTATGATCTCACCGGATCGATCGCTCACGCTAAAATGCTCGCCTATACGGGTATTATCAGCCCCGAAGAAGCAGATAGTCTCGTCTCTGGATTGGAACAAATTCGTCAAGAATATCGCACCGGCAACTTTAACCCCGGCATCGATCAAGAGGACGTGCATTTTGCCGTGGAACGTCGTTTAACCGAGATCGTGGGAGATGTGGGCAAAAAACTACACACGGCCCGTTCACGAAACGATCAGGTAGGAACGGATATACGTCTGTATCTTAGACAACAAATCGATGATATTAGGCAAGAAATTCGCAATTTTCAGCAAGCTTTAGTCAATCACGCTGAAAACCATCTGGAAACCCTGATCCCCGGTTATACCCACCTACAGCGCGCTCAACCGATTAGTTTAGCCCATCATCTCCTAGCTTATTTTCAAATGGCCGAACGGGATCACCAAAGATTAGGGGAAATTCGCGCCAGGACTAATATTTCGCCCCTAGGATGCGGGGCCTTAGCGGGGACGACTTTTCCCATCGATCGTCATTACAGTGCCAATTTACTCGATTTTGAGCAGGTGTATAACAATAGTCTCGATGGAGTTAGCGATCGAGATTTTGCCATTGAATTTATGACGGCCGCTAGTCTGATTATGGTCCACCTGAGCCGTTTGAGCGAAGAAATGATTCTCTGGTCTTCCCAAGAATTTAGTTTTATCACTCTCACCGATAGTTGTGCCACGGGATCTAGCATTATGCCCCAGAAAAAAAATCCCGATGTTCCCGAATTAGTGCGCGGCAAAACAGGGCGGGTTTTTGGGCATTTACAGGCGTTATTGACCTTAATGAAGGGTTTACCCCTAGCCTATAACAAAGACTTGCAGGAGGACAAGGAGGCGTTATTTGATGGCGTTAAAACCGTGCGGATTTGTTTGCAAGCGATGACGGTACTTTTAGCCACCGGAATTCAATTTAAAACCGACCGATTAGCTAATGCGGTGGCGGAAGATTTTTCTAATGCGACGGATGTGGCGGATTATTTAGCCAGTAAGGGAATTCCCTTCCGAGAAGCTTATAATTTAGTCGGGAAAGTCGTTAAAAGCAGTTTAGCAGCGGGTAAGTTATTGAAAGATTTAACCCTGACCGAATGGCAAGAATTACATCCAGCTTTTCAGGCCGATATCTACGACGCGATCGCTCCTCGTCAGGTGGTGGCGGCCCGTAATAGCTATGGTGGCACAGGTTTTGAACAAGTGCGATCGGCTTTAATTCAAGCTAAAGCCATTCTCGATCATGATTGA
- a CDS encoding class II aldolase/adducin family protein — translation MIDEGYVKYNCTWIPDRPLVSSEIAELNYWRNRLYQLGLIGQYDNGIGFGNVSKRGKIDKEIIISGTNTGGIPVLNESHYTTVIDYDWRENRVTCRGTIAASSETLTHGAIYEANPQINGVIHIHHRPLWQNLMYRVPTTQENIAYGTPEMAAEIIRLCQEDRLEEQQILVMSGHEEGIIAFGQDLEKAGNLLLAYYQQSQSS, via the coding sequence ATGATTGATGAAGGTTACGTTAAATATAATTGTACTTGGATTCCTGACCGTCCCTTAGTAAGCTCAGAGATTGCAGAATTAAATTATTGGCGCAATCGGCTCTATCAACTGGGATTAATCGGTCAATACGATAACGGAATCGGTTTTGGGAATGTGAGTAAACGAGGAAAAATAGACAAAGAAATTATTATTTCTGGCACTAACACTGGAGGAATTCCAGTATTAAATGAATCCCATTACACCACAGTTATAGACTACGATTGGAGAGAAAATCGGGTCACTTGTCGGGGAACAATTGCCGCTTCTTCAGAAACCTTAACTCATGGAGCAATTTATGAAGCGAATCCCCAGATTAATGGGGTGATTCATATTCATCATCGACCCCTGTGGCAAAATTTGATGTATCGAGTGCCGACTACTCAAGAAAATATTGCCTATGGAACCCCAGAAATGGCCGCAGAAATTATCCGTTTATGTCAAGAAGATCGTCTAGAGGAGCAACAAATTTTAGTGATGAGTGGTCATGAGGAAGGAATTATCGCCTTTGGGCAAGATTTAGAAAAAGCGGGCAATTTACTATTAGCCTATTACCAGCAATCTCAATCATCTTGA